Proteins encoded in a region of the Leptolyngbya subtilissima AS-A7 genome:
- a CDS encoding ShlB/FhaC/HecB family hemolysin secretion/activation protein: protein MAYPSAQSLSQVPPGLPRLPNQPIPETPLPDQPLPILPPPEELLPLVEPQIPESRFDETEDSFFVRTIEITGSTVFSEADFADLVAPYINRQVSFSNLLDLRSAITERYVAAGYVTSGAIIPPQTLVDDTVTIQVIEGELEDIVVTGMNRLNPAYVRSRIGLVSTPPLNVDRLLTGLQRLQLDPLIETLSADLQAGSRPNTSVLVVNATEADSFVVDLSLDNYGSPNVGTGQRRLLLREGNLTGLGDRIALEYENTDGSNEVDVSYTLPVSPNNDALRFRAGYSNSRVIDADFDVLDISSDNFYYEFGYRHSLIETPTEELALGITLSHQRNQTFLGLDNIGPFPLSPGANSQGVSQVTALRFSQEWSQRSQSHVLAFRSQISLGLDLLNATVNETGPDSQFLAWRGQGQWLQRLGANTVLLLRGDAQLTTDDLLSQEEFSLGGALSVRGYRQDALLRDNGLLLSAELRSPIARVPELDGTLQLIPFLDAGVAWNANANLPTGPNALIGTGLGLLWQQGDNLSMRFDLGIPLVPLAEEKNGLQESGIYYSVRYTL, encoded by the coding sequence ATGGCCTATCCATCTGCTCAGTCATTATCCCAAGTGCCTCCGGGGTTACCCCGACTGCCAAACCAGCCAATTCCAGAGACACCCTTACCCGATCAACCGCTGCCAATCCTGCCGCCGCCTGAGGAACTGCTCCCGTTGGTCGAGCCCCAGATTCCTGAGTCTCGCTTTGACGAAACAGAAGACTCCTTCTTTGTAAGAACGATCGAGATTACAGGAAGCACTGTTTTTTCTGAGGCAGATTTTGCTGATCTGGTTGCTCCCTACATAAACCGTCAGGTCAGCTTTAGCAACCTGTTAGACCTGCGCTCTGCCATTACCGAACGATACGTTGCAGCCGGATACGTCACTTCAGGAGCGATCATTCCACCGCAAACCTTGGTTGATGACACGGTCACCATTCAAGTTATTGAAGGAGAACTCGAAGACATTGTGGTCACAGGGATGAATCGTCTAAACCCTGCCTATGTACGTAGTCGTATTGGTCTGGTCAGCACCCCTCCGCTCAACGTCGATCGCCTGTTGACTGGGTTGCAGCGCCTACAGCTTGATCCCCTAATTGAAACCTTGTCCGCTGACTTGCAAGCTGGCAGTAGACCGAATACTAGCGTACTAGTTGTCAACGCGACCGAAGCAGACTCGTTTGTCGTCGATCTAAGTCTTGATAACTACGGTTCTCCCAATGTTGGAACCGGACAGCGACGCTTGCTTTTGAGAGAAGGCAATTTGACGGGGCTGGGCGATCGCATCGCGCTGGAGTACGAAAACACCGACGGCAGCAATGAAGTTGATGTCAGCTACACCCTGCCCGTCAGCCCAAACAACGATGCCTTACGCTTCAGGGCCGGCTATTCAAATAGCCGAGTCATCGATGCTGATTTTGATGTGCTAGATATTTCCTCTGATAATTTCTACTACGAATTCGGCTATCGTCATTCCCTGATTGAAACCCCTACAGAAGAACTCGCCCTAGGGATCACTCTCTCTCATCAGCGAAACCAAACTTTCCTAGGTTTAGACAACATTGGCCCCTTCCCGCTGTCACCCGGTGCCAACAGTCAGGGCGTTAGCCAGGTAACGGCTCTGCGGTTCTCTCAAGAATGGAGCCAGCGTAGCCAGAGCCATGTACTAGCCTTTCGGTCTCAAATTAGCCTGGGTCTCGATCTCCTCAATGCCACTGTGAATGAAACTGGCCCCGACAGTCAATTCTTAGCCTGGCGTGGACAGGGGCAATGGCTACAACGCTTAGGTGCCAATACCGTCTTACTGCTACGGGGCGACGCTCAGCTGACAACCGACGATCTGCTGTCTCAGGAAGAATTTAGTTTGGGCGGTGCCCTGAGCGTACGTGGCTATCGACAAGACGCCCTGCTGCGCGACAACGGATTGCTGCTCTCGGCAGAGCTGCGATCGCCCATTGCCCGCGTTCCAGAACTAGATGGAACTCTGCAACTGATCCCTTTTCTGGATGCCGGAGTGGCTTGGAACGCGAACGCAAACTTACCGACTGGCCCCAATGCATTGATCGGCACCGGGCTAGGTCTGTTGTGGCAGCAGGGCGACAACCTATCGATGCGATTCGATCTGGGCATTCCGCTTGTGCCGCTTGCTGAAGAGAAAAACGGTTTACAGGAAAGCGGTATCTATTATTCAGTTCGGTACACGCTCTGA
- a CDS encoding allophycocyanin, which produces MSIVKTLIINADAECRYLTPGEAEQIKIFVASGARRVRLVKALADGRDRIVKQAANQLLQNRPDLVAPGGNAYGKDMTATCLRDMDYYLRLVTYGVAAGDTTPLEEIGVIGVRQMYNSLGTPMEGIAESIRAMKTVAIALLSAEDSSEVGAYFDYLIRVFE; this is translated from the coding sequence GTGAGCATTGTTAAAACATTAATTATTAATGCCGATGCCGAATGCCGCTACCTCACCCCAGGGGAAGCGGAGCAGATCAAAATTTTTGTCGCTAGCGGTGCCCGGCGAGTGCGGCTGGTGAAGGCGTTGGCCGATGGCCGCGATCGCATCGTTAAACAGGCGGCTAACCAACTCCTTCAAAACCGCCCCGACTTAGTTGCTCCTGGCGGCAACGCCTACGGCAAAGACATGACCGCCACCTGCCTACGCGATATGGACTATTACCTGCGTTTGGTCACCTACGGGGTCGCTGCCGGAGACACCACTCCCCTAGAAGAGATTGGCGTGATTGGCGTACGCCAAATGTACAATTCCCTCGGCACCCCCATGGAAGGGATAGCTGAGAGTATTCGCGCTATGAAAACCGTCGCGATCGCACTCCTATCAGCTGAAGATAGCAGTGAGGTTGGCGCTTATTTCGACTACCTGATTCGGGTCTTTGAGTAG
- a CDS encoding IS630 family transposase, producing the protein MSDEQRQRYGSRIRYWCQDECRVGLLTVQHRKLTALGVKPVGEVQWQFLYRWLYGVIEPATGKTFMLEFSHLDSLCFETFLTALAQAYPNDLHLIQLDNAPAHRAHALQVPDNIILLFQPPYCPEVNPIERLWQELKRVLAWRHFDSLHELQQAISQWLARLSPAQVRSLTQWGWLIDALCVAGI; encoded by the coding sequence CTGAGCGACGAGCAGCGACAACGGTATGGCAGCCGAATCCGCTACTGGTGCCAGGACGAGTGCCGGGTGGGTCTGTTGACCGTACAGCATCGAAAGTTAACGGCCTTGGGTGTCAAACCGGTCGGAGAGGTACAGTGGCAATTCCTGTACCGCTGGCTTTATGGCGTGATTGAACCAGCCACTGGCAAAACCTTCATGCTGGAGTTCTCCCACCTCGACAGCCTTTGCTTTGAGACGTTTCTGACCGCTTTAGCGCAAGCCTACCCGAATGACTTGCACCTGATTCAACTGGACAATGCTCCAGCCCATCGAGCCCACGCACTGCAAGTGCCTGACAACATCATTTTGCTGTTTCAACCGCCGTACTGCCCAGAGGTTAATCCTATTGAGCGTTTGTGGCAGGAGTTGAAGCGGGTTCTAGCCTGGAGGCACTTTGATTCTCTCCACGAGCTACAGCAGGCGATTAGCCAGTGGTTAGCTCGACTCTCACCGGCTCAGGTTCGTTCTTTGACGCAGTGGGGTTGGCTGATTGACGCCCTTTGCGTAGCAGGAATTTAA
- a CDS encoding NB-ARC domain-containing protein, translated as MALTPQARPRHRKVIVLTESGFQKVQTAKSQSDIWDEYTKTCTLETLSERTGLSSHTLSKVHARKAGVDLRTLVRYFSAFGLTLEASDYISVEKTEENVKPEQITLSSEKPSGSLLSPISLVNWGTAPDVSRFCGRTVELATLQAWILEHQCRLITLSGMGGVGKTWLSVKLLEQIQTAFDVIIWRSLRPISRTQPLVTVNELLDDWLRHLVSPSESLISETTHAKILQLIDCLQKRPCLLVLDNIESVLTRARSGDSAEGNFTSRCQVGYEAYDELFRLIGQGRHQSCLILTSREEPNQLQPLSGEDRQIRLFPLGGLKTLDIKQMFDAKGCFQGSADEWHHLVNYYGGNPFILETIATTIQQLFGGRVADFMTCEAPLLDDICELIDQQFGLLSEAEKAVIGALASQAMPRSFSELRSQVSPSISTTSMLSVLNFLRSRSLLEKASTNTVLPSLPGNYVRDYVNEHFVQQ; from the coding sequence ATGGCATTGACTCCTCAAGCGCGTCCCCGGCATAGAAAGGTTATTGTTCTTACTGAATCAGGGTTTCAGAAAGTTCAGACCGCAAAGTCACAGTCTGACATTTGGGATGAATACACGAAAACCTGCACTTTAGAAACTTTAAGCGAGCGAACGGGGCTCTCAAGCCACACTTTAAGCAAAGTCCATGCTAGGAAAGCAGGAGTTGATCTGCGGACTTTAGTGCGCTACTTCAGTGCCTTTGGTTTGACCTTGGAAGCGAGTGACTATATATCAGTCGAGAAAACGGAAGAAAACGTTAAACCCGAGCAGATTACTCTATCCAGCGAAAAGCCTAGTGGGTCATTGCTGTCACCCATTTCTCTGGTGAACTGGGGTACCGCACCTGACGTTTCGAGATTCTGCGGTCGCACTGTTGAACTAGCCACCCTACAAGCCTGGATTTTAGAGCATCAGTGTCGCCTCATCACCCTTTCAGGTATGGGCGGCGTTGGCAAAACTTGGTTATCCGTCAAGCTTTTGGAGCAAATACAGACAGCCTTTGATGTCATCATTTGGCGCAGCTTGCGCCCCATATCTAGAACGCAACCCCTTGTGACTGTGAATGAATTGCTCGACGACTGGCTGAGACATTTAGTTTCCCCCTCAGAATCCCTTATTTCAGAAACGACCCATGCCAAAATCCTACAACTGATAGACTGCCTGCAAAAAAGGCCCTGTTTATTAGTTTTAGACAATATTGAGTCAGTTCTGACCAGGGCTCGCTCAGGTGACTCTGCTGAAGGGAACTTTACAAGTAGGTGTCAGGTCGGCTACGAAGCCTATGACGAGTTATTTCGTCTGATTGGGCAAGGGCGGCACCAAAGCTGTTTAATTTTGACAAGCCGCGAAGAGCCGAATCAGCTGCAACCATTATCGGGAGAAGATCGCCAGATTCGGCTATTTCCCCTCGGTGGTCTGAAGACTCTGGATATAAAACAGATGTTTGACGCGAAGGGTTGTTTTCAAGGGAGTGCCGATGAGTGGCATCACCTGGTGAATTATTACGGTGGGAATCCGTTTATTTTAGAAACGATTGCAACTACAATTCAGCAACTTTTTGGTGGTAGGGTTGCTGACTTTATGACGTGCGAAGCTCCACTACTTGACGATATTTGTGAGCTTATAGATCAGCAATTTGGATTGCTATCAGAGGCGGAAAAAGCAGTGATAGGCGCTCTTGCCAGTCAAGCGATGCCCCGTTCATTTTCAGAGTTGCGATCGCAAGTTTCACCTTCGATTTCAACAACCAGTATGTTAAGTGTCTTAAATTTTCTTAGGTCGCGATCGCTCCTTGAAAAGGCATCTACCAACACCGTCTTGCCGTCCTTACCAGGCAACTATGTCAGGGATTATGTCAATGAGCATTTTGTCCAGCAATGA
- a CDS encoding response regulator, whose protein sequence is MSDSSQALSNPGLLKDVQILVVDNDADSRYLYEVLFEICGAQVTPVESIADAIALLDDLVPDILICESSFFNEDTLSLVQRIKAVALDREQTIPILVVSAYYLAKFVQEMFPVVEDYLLKPIDVEKLVDEVSSLVRLAKSTEKASIQN, encoded by the coding sequence ATGTCTGATTCGAGCCAAGCTCTTTCAAATCCTGGTCTACTCAAGGATGTTCAGATACTTGTCGTTGACAATGATGCTGACAGCCGATATCTTTACGAAGTTTTGTTTGAGATCTGCGGTGCACAGGTAACGCCTGTTGAATCGATCGCCGACGCCATAGCTCTTTTAGACGATTTGGTCCCCGATATTCTAATCTGTGAATCTAGTTTTTTTAATGAAGATACATTATCGCTGGTTCAAAGAATTAAAGCCGTGGCTTTAGACCGAGAGCAGACGATCCCCATTCTTGTAGTTTCTGCTTATTATCTGGCCAAATTTGTCCAAGAAATGTTTCCAGTAGTTGAAGACTACTTGCTCAAACCTATCGATGTTGAGAAATTGGTTGACGAAGTTTCGAGTTTAGTTCGTCTAGCAAAGTCAACCGAAAAAGCTAGCATTCAAAATTGA
- a CDS encoding NACHT domain-containing protein, which yields MAKRSLKASPAGIQRAKRAFALKGWTQENLAGEVNLKTRQPIWRFFTGRPVDRQIFVEVCQVLDLDWREVATDPPADFSEPGESLGPRPLTVDELVAEVRSQHYDTIQHQCGILQLLDIGHPVNIDDIYVEVNILQAVANQQWLEIAELNSLAPTEFDRVGLGAIDQPQISGVEAVKTHGKLRVLGKPGVGKTTFLQHLAVQCNQGEFAPEQMPLFIVLREFAEAAKRQADFSLFSYIHQTLLTAGIADPAQLEMLLTEGRVLMLMDGIDEVLNQDINAVIREIRTFSDRYHRNRYVVSCRTAAQKLALHGFTDVEIAPFSQAQIATFAQKWFVALGKAATPQGEARAMAFVTKLEQPENWQFRQLVVTPLFLHLACWVFQGEGQFPSKRTAFYKQGLDLLLGKWDETKGVERDGIYREFLLPQKMKLLSQLAAVTFEQGQYFFEQRTIEQYIEDYLQNLPGNALEPEELQLESEAMLKAIEAQHGLLIERARGIFSFSYLAFQEYLTARKIVATHNLRALEQALGGLVSHITDPHWHEVFLLTAAMLRSADSLVQLMKQEIDALVAQDPHLQDFLMWASRKSQTIPPKPKLATTRAFYLAMAQSPHTADQFALASTLDQGIFLDAALENLLVEFAVDRSQDFAYVHACSEALSNIMVMVLDAGFYKSLQQLKDQLPASHQSQERLQAWWQDNYPAWVEQIKRSIAEYRNIHHPWQFSPEQEQVLKRYYDANQLLVDCLNSNCEVTETIRQEIEATLLLPQKELEEREWQRE from the coding sequence ATGGCCAAGCGATCGCTAAAGGCCTCCCCCGCTGGCATTCAGCGGGCTAAGCGGGCGTTTGCGCTCAAGGGGTGGACTCAGGAAAATTTGGCCGGGGAGGTGAACCTCAAAACTCGGCAGCCGATCTGGCGGTTTTTTACTGGTCGTCCGGTCGATCGCCAGATTTTTGTGGAAGTTTGTCAGGTTTTGGACCTCGACTGGCGAGAGGTTGCTACCGATCCGCCCGCCGATTTTTCGGAGCCAGGAGAGTCGCTGGGGCCGCGCCCGCTGACGGTGGACGAGCTGGTGGCAGAGGTGCGATCGCAGCACTACGACACGATTCAGCACCAGTGCGGCATTCTGCAATTGCTCGATATTGGCCATCCGGTCAACATTGATGACATCTATGTCGAAGTCAACATTCTCCAAGCCGTCGCTAACCAGCAGTGGCTAGAGATTGCTGAGCTCAATAGTCTGGCCCCCACCGAGTTTGACCGGGTGGGCCTAGGAGCTATTGACCAACCCCAAATTTCTGGTGTGGAAGCGGTTAAAACCCACGGCAAGCTGCGGGTGCTGGGGAAGCCGGGGGTGGGCAAAACCACCTTTTTGCAGCACCTGGCCGTGCAGTGTAACCAGGGCGAGTTTGCCCCTGAGCAGATGCCCCTGTTTATTGTCTTGCGGGAGTTTGCCGAGGCCGCCAAACGCCAGGCCGACTTTAGTTTATTCAGCTACATTCACCAAACCCTGCTCACCGCTGGCATTGCCGACCCTGCCCAGCTCGAAATGCTGCTTACCGAGGGGCGAGTGCTGATGCTAATGGACGGCATAGATGAGGTGCTGAATCAGGACATCAACGCCGTTATTCGAGAGATTCGCACTTTTTCAGACCGGTACCACCGCAATCGGTATGTGGTGTCGTGCCGCACGGCGGCTCAAAAGCTGGCCCTGCACGGCTTTACCGATGTAGAAATTGCCCCCTTCAGCCAGGCGCAGATTGCCACTTTTGCCCAAAAGTGGTTTGTCGCCCTGGGTAAAGCGGCCACCCCCCAAGGCGAAGCCAGGGCAATGGCATTTGTTACCAAGCTTGAGCAGCCCGAAAACTGGCAGTTTCGCCAGCTAGTGGTGACGCCCCTATTTTTGCACTTGGCCTGTTGGGTGTTTCAGGGGGAAGGGCAGTTTCCCAGCAAGCGCACGGCCTTTTATAAACAGGGCCTCGACCTACTGTTGGGCAAGTGGGATGAGACCAAAGGCGTTGAGCGCGACGGTATTTACCGGGAGTTTTTGCTGCCCCAAAAAATGAAGCTGCTGAGTCAGCTGGCCGCTGTCACCTTTGAGCAGGGGCAATACTTTTTTGAGCAGCGCACCATCGAGCAATACATCGAAGACTACCTGCAAAACCTCCCTGGAAATGCCCTCGAACCTGAAGAACTCCAGCTCGAAAGCGAGGCGATGCTGAAGGCGATCGAGGCCCAGCACGGGCTGCTGATCGAGCGGGCGCGGGGCATTTTTTCGTTCTCGTATCTGGCGTTTCAAGAATATCTGACGGCGCGCAAAATCGTCGCCACCCATAATTTGCGGGCGCTGGAGCAGGCGCTGGGGGGGCTGGTCAGTCACATTACCGATCCCCACTGGCATGAGGTGTTTTTGCTCACCGCTGCCATGCTGCGCAGCGCCGACTCGCTGGTGCAGCTTATGAAACAGGAGATCGATGCCCTGGTGGCCCAAGACCCCCACCTGCAAGATTTTTTGATGTGGGCTAGCCGGAAATCTCAGACTATTCCCCCTAAGCCCAAGCTGGCCACTACCCGCGCCTTTTATTTGGCCATGGCCCAAAGCCCACACACCGCCGACCAGTTTGCCCTGGCCAGCACCCTCGACCAGGGTATTTTTTTAGATGCTGCCCTAGAAAACCTGCTGGTGGAGTTTGCCGTCGATCGCAGTCAAGATTTTGCCTATGTACACGCCTGTAGCGAGGCGCTCAGCAATATTATGGTCATGGTGCTCGATGCCGGATTTTATAAGTCGCTCCAGCAGTTGAAAGATCAACTGCCCGCCTCGCACCAGAGCCAGGAGCGGTTACAAGCCTGGTGGCAAGACAACTACCCAGCCTGGGTCGAGCAGATTAAACGCTCGATCGCTGAATACCGCAATATTCACCACCCCTGGCAGTTTAGTCCTGAGCAAGAACAGGTGCTAAAGCGCTACTACGATGCCAACCAGCTGCTGGTGGATTGTTTGAACAGCAACTGTGAAGTGACCGAAACTATTCGGCAGGAGATTGAAGCGACGCTGCTGCTACCTCAGAAGGAGTTGGAGGAGCGGGAGTGGCAGAGGGAGTAG
- a CDS encoding helix-turn-helix domain-containing protein — translation MAGVLRIGVEESVETLKTLLDEQRDAVSRSKVQVLWWIKTGQLSSVNALAQMSGYHRTTVSRWLSAYRQGGLEVLLAVQPKPGRPPKIRGAIRQRLERELQDPEGFGSYKEVQHWLQAVCGVKVAYKTVHGTVRYRLKAKLKRPRPVSPKQAPGAVEAFKKTLD, via the coding sequence ATGGCAGGCGTACTGAGGATTGGGGTCGAGGAATCGGTAGAGACACTCAAAACTCTGCTGGACGAGCAGCGGGATGCTGTCAGCCGGAGCAAGGTGCAAGTGTTGTGGTGGATTAAGACAGGGCAGTTAAGTAGCGTCAACGCCCTGGCTCAGATGAGTGGCTATCATCGCACAACTGTTTCAAGGTGGCTTTCAGCCTATCGCCAGGGTGGGTTAGAGGTTCTGTTGGCCGTGCAGCCTAAACCCGGTCGCCCTCCTAAGATTCGGGGGGCGATTCGGCAGCGCTTGGAGCGAGAATTACAGGACCCCGAAGGGTTCGGCAGTTACAAGGAAGTGCAGCACTGGCTGCAGGCCGTCTGTGGGGTAAAGGTGGCCTACAAAACAGTTCATGGAACGGTGCGCTACCGCCTCAAAGCCAAGCTCAAACGACCACGCCCCGTCTCACCCAAGCAAGCACCAGGAGCCGTTGAGGCGTTCAAAAAAACGTTGGACTAA
- a CDS encoding regulator of G-protein signaling domain-containing protein has protein sequence MPTPPIFQLSLGESPNLRPNPRYLNPEMDRERFGREDNLWFQSFRNFAEKEFSLENLDFFAKTIGLEKLFQDPSTRSMAVAKLNSIIDEFVGNTAPRQVNFSAQVMAEFRNADSIDKKVHAIVAMKDEVGRLIKNDTLNRYLLSEDYKQAARRVDAVMGTHYSSP, from the coding sequence ATGCCTACACCTCCTATCTTCCAACTAAGTCTTGGAGAAAGCCCGAATCTTCGCCCGAATCCTCGCTACTTAAATCCAGAAATGGATCGAGAACGCTTCGGCCGAGAGGATAATCTATGGTTTCAAAGCTTTAGAAATTTTGCGGAAAAGGAGTTTTCGCTAGAAAATTTGGATTTTTTTGCAAAAACAATTGGGCTAGAAAAACTATTTCAAGATCCATCTACAAGGAGCATGGCAGTAGCAAAGTTAAACAGCATTATCGATGAGTTTGTTGGAAACACAGCTCCCCGTCAAGTTAATTTTTCTGCCCAAGTTATGGCTGAGTTTAGAAATGCTGATTCAATTGATAAAAAAGTGCATGCTATCGTAGCCATGAAGGATGAGGTAGGTAGATTGATTAAAAATGACACACTCAACAGATATTTGTTATCTGAAGACTATAAGCAAGCTGCCAGACGCGTAGATGCTGTGATGGGCACCCACTATTCATCTCCATGA
- a CDS encoding CHAT domain-containing protein codes for MVQRFRSFWFRFLRLGLCLLLGVILVSASAIGHSIFPSRGIGSTFPAIAATPTENLLDQGRQAYAAQRFSDAVAAWEEAVTLFSQQPLQQALALSYLTAAYQQLSQWEIADRSITQSLERLVTVPDSAQKLAVSAQIHNTLGSLQFARGQTQAALATWQTAADLYAQTEDEARYFNCRLNQVQAQQSLGYYQAARRTLTGLEQRLPAQSPPLQVLGYQRLGQTYRLLGDLAIAQAHLQTALNLAQQGNLAPGGILLELANVAQGQGDWEGAIAIYQQASRSNDAEIRLKAQLNQLKLFVQQNPDAARNLAAALPADLGQLPPGRSQIYAYINAAQSLLQLKTRAETETAVRLLAQAIQRSQALQDTRAEAYARGYLGHAYEISQQWNEAQQLTEQALTLSQSLNATDTVYQWQWQRGRLLKQQGQKELALSAYRAAFEALQSLRQDLVALSDDLQFSFQDSVEPVYRELIDLLLQPEPQAGLPISSPPLSARLTEARSVLEALQIAELNNFFRTACLEAQQVNLEEISQSTTAIIYPIILPDRLEIIASLPGQPLRQFTSAVPQADLEQTLLTWRQNSEKRFTAPEGKALGQQLYRWLIAPMQNALVETHPQTLVFVLDGALRNTPMAALYDGDRYLVEDYAIALSPGLQLLGPRPLQETQMAALLAGLTEPRHGFSALFSVNDEIQTIQALLDSRVLLNQGFTTTALVQQVTNSERPIVHLATHAQYSSNLEDTFILAWDRPIPLDELSSLLRTGDQNRLEPIELLVLSACETATGDNRAALGLAGISLQAGARSTLASLWNLDDASGAYFVSQFYQALAQPQATKAAALRQAQLALLNHPDYRHPAYWSAYVLVGNWL; via the coding sequence ATGGTTCAAAGATTCCGCTCTTTCTGGTTTCGCTTTCTCAGGTTAGGCCTTTGCCTGCTGCTGGGGGTAATCCTTGTCAGCGCGTCGGCAATTGGTCACAGCATTTTCCCCTCTAGAGGAATCGGCAGTACTTTTCCTGCGATCGCAGCTACCCCAACCGAAAACTTACTAGACCAGGGCCGTCAGGCTTATGCGGCTCAGCGCTTCAGCGACGCCGTAGCTGCCTGGGAAGAGGCAGTTACGTTATTCTCACAGCAACCCCTTCAGCAAGCGCTGGCCCTCAGCTACCTAACCGCTGCTTACCAGCAGCTCAGCCAGTGGGAGATTGCCGACCGCAGCATCACCCAAAGCTTAGAACGGCTCGTCACCGTTCCTGACTCGGCTCAGAAACTGGCAGTTAGCGCCCAAATCCACAACACCCTCGGCAGCTTGCAATTTGCGCGAGGGCAGACCCAGGCCGCGCTAGCCACCTGGCAAACCGCTGCTGACCTCTATGCCCAAACCGAAGATGAAGCTCGCTACTTCAACTGTCGCTTAAACCAGGTGCAGGCCCAGCAGTCCTTGGGATATTACCAGGCAGCACGGCGAACTCTCACTGGCCTAGAGCAGCGCTTACCAGCCCAGTCGCCGCCGTTGCAAGTGCTCGGCTATCAGCGGTTGGGGCAGACCTACCGCTTGCTGGGCGACCTAGCGATCGCCCAAGCGCATCTGCAAACGGCTTTGAATTTAGCGCAGCAGGGAAACTTGGCGCCGGGGGGCATTTTGCTAGAGCTAGCGAACGTAGCACAGGGACAGGGAGACTGGGAGGGCGCGATCGCCATTTACCAACAAGCCTCACGGTCCAACGATGCCGAGATTCGCCTTAAAGCCCAGCTGAACCAACTCAAGTTATTCGTCCAGCAGAATCCCGATGCCGCCCGCAATCTCGCTGCCGCCCTGCCAGCTGACCTGGGCCAACTGCCGCCGGGACGTAGTCAAATCTATGCCTATATCAACGCTGCCCAGAGCCTACTACAGCTTAAAACTCGTGCTGAAACTGAGACCGCTGTCCGCCTGCTGGCCCAAGCAATTCAACGTAGCCAAGCTTTGCAGGATACTCGCGCCGAAGCTTATGCCAGAGGCTATCTGGGGCACGCCTACGAAATCTCCCAGCAGTGGAATGAGGCCCAGCAGTTGACCGAGCAGGCCCTGACCCTATCACAATCCCTCAACGCTACCGATACTGTTTATCAGTGGCAGTGGCAGCGAGGTCGCCTGCTCAAACAGCAGGGGCAGAAAGAATTGGCTTTGTCGGCCTACCGAGCTGCTTTCGAGGCACTCCAATCACTTAGGCAAGATTTAGTTGCCCTCAGCGATGACTTGCAGTTCTCATTTCAAGACAGTGTAGAGCCAGTCTACCGAGAGTTGATCGATCTACTGCTGCAACCTGAACCTCAAGCAGGTCTCCCCATTTCTTCACCTCCCCTTTCTGCACGCCTAACCGAAGCCCGATCTGTTTTAGAGGCGTTGCAGATTGCCGAACTCAACAACTTTTTCAGAACCGCCTGCCTGGAGGCTCAGCAGGTCAATCTTGAGGAGATAAGCCAAAGTACCACCGCTATCATCTATCCAATTATTCTGCCGGATCGGCTAGAAATAATTGCCAGTCTGCCGGGGCAACCCCTGCGGCAATTTACTAGCGCTGTGCCCCAGGCAGATCTGGAGCAAACCCTGCTTACCTGGCGACAAAATTCAGAGAAGCGGTTCACCGCCCCGGAAGGCAAAGCCCTGGGTCAGCAGCTTTACCGCTGGCTAATTGCCCCTATGCAGAATGCCCTGGTAGAAACCCACCCCCAAACGCTGGTCTTTGTGTTGGACGGAGCATTGCGGAATACTCCTATGGCCGCCCTGTATGACGGCGATCGCTACTTGGTAGAAGACTATGCGATCGCCCTCTCCCCAGGGCTACAACTCCTCGGCCCACGCCCCCTGCAAGAAACTCAGATGGCGGCCTTACTAGCCGGGCTCACGGAGCCCCGGCACGGATTTAGCGCATTGTTCAGCGTGAATGACGAAATTCAGACTATTCAAGCGCTGTTGGATAGTCGCGTGTTGCTGAACCAAGGTTTTACCACCACTGCCTTGGTCCAGCAGGTAACCAATTCCGAGCGGCCGATTGTGCATCTGGCCACACACGCTCAGTACAGCTCAAACCTCGAAGACACGTTTATCCTGGCCTGGGATCGCCCCATTCCCTTAGATGAGTTGAGTAGTTTGTTAAGAACCGGTGACCAAAACCGTCTAGAGCCCATCGAGCTGCTGGTCCTCAGCGCCTGTGAAACGGCCACCGGAGATAATCGAGCTGCCCTGGGACTGGCCGGTATCTCGCTGCAGGCCGGTGCCCGTAGCACCCTGGCTTCGCTATGGAATTTAGACGACGCTTCAGGAGCGTACTTCGTCAGCCAATTTTATCAAGCCCTAGCCCAGCCCCAAGCGACAAAAGCTGCCGCCCTGCGACAGGCCCAACTGGCATTACTTAACCACCCTGACTACCGCCACCCCGCCTACTGGTCGGCCTATGTGCTGGTTGGGAACTGGCTATAG